One Pullulanibacillus sp. KACC 23026 DNA segment encodes these proteins:
- a CDS encoding carbohydrate ABC transporter permease — MSQKLKNRIFDYSAVFIVLIAVFICLIPFLYILSESLSSNRAIISHLVTIFPIGFNIEAYKVVFTDAGMLYSMFYTVILVLVYVLLALTVTVLAAYTLSRKRLKGRNIILLLMVFTMYFSGGLVPDYMLVKNLHLLNTPFALILPSMMSVFNMIILKSFFQNLPESLEEAAYLDGCSDLQILLKIILPLSKPALATIALLYAVFRWNYFQDALFYITNEKLYTIQLKLYNVINISQQMSGENVVINLPSEALKAASIIFGTIPILIVYPWLQKYFVSGITIGSIKG, encoded by the coding sequence ATGTCTCAAAAATTAAAAAATAGGATTTTTGACTATTCAGCCGTATTTATTGTTTTAATAGCCGTTTTTATATGCCTGATTCCTTTTCTTTATATTCTTTCAGAATCACTTAGTTCCAATAGGGCAATTATCTCTCATTTGGTTACCATATTTCCTATAGGCTTTAATATAGAAGCCTACAAAGTTGTTTTTACTGACGCCGGTATGTTGTACTCGATGTTTTACACTGTGATTCTTGTCCTTGTATATGTGCTCCTAGCATTGACGGTTACCGTATTGGCAGCGTACACGCTAAGTAGAAAAAGGCTCAAGGGCAGAAATATTATATTGTTACTTATGGTGTTTACCATGTATTTTAGCGGCGGTTTGGTACCGGACTATATGCTTGTAAAGAACCTGCATCTATTAAACACACCATTCGCATTGATTCTTCCAAGTATGATGAGCGTATTTAATATGATTATATTGAAATCATTTTTTCAGAACTTGCCAGAAAGCCTTGAGGAAGCGGCATACCTGGATGGGTGCTCGGACTTGCAAATTCTTCTCAAGATCATTTTGCCTCTTTCCAAGCCAGCACTTGCCACCATCGCTTTGCTATACGCCGTATTCAGATGGAATTATTTCCAAGATGCTCTTTTCTATATCACAAACGAAAAGCTGTATACCATTCAGCTTAAGCTGTACAATGTGATCAATATTTCACAACAAATGTCGGGAGAAAATGTCGTCATAAATCTTCCTTCAGAGGCACTTAAAGCAGCAAGTATTATTTTTGGTACAATTCCGATTCTTATAGTATACCCATGGCTCCAGAAATACTTTGTAAGCGGTATTACAATTGGTTCAATTAAAGGCTAA
- a CDS encoding SGNH/GDSL hydrolase family protein, with protein MTETSRSQINDKMEDFRAPKDPVAKRDSFFVMFEKVIEATPRHEGKPSQEIYLDEGRLKSIAKLVGGVTDEAILTLLDNCKGFHKLVHSIGVSIKTTGEYVGDVHFVLHHYGKENKYETGTLLRVPCPTDGTETLLELGDHQWSVDDEVPGKFAFEFEQPGELATAIIKFYVHDSYKVPEMAMEPPVAFDSRIYKEMIRKSLLSKGNNHRLKAAIEKAERGDDVTIAYIGGSITQGAGAKPIHTHCYAYQSYLKFRDLFEKKDGENVHFVKAGVGGTPSELGMIRYDRDILRNGQVKPDIVIVEFAVNDAGDETQGICYESLCLKILASENKPAVILLFSVFENDWNLQNRLSPIGKHYDLPMVSIKDAVVEQFRLTKEEGNVITKRQFFYDIYHPTNDGHRIMADCLQYLFSETKKSIRDREDIKLDQPPVIGHDFKDVQLLDRKENRIGAAIRMGSFSETDDDLQKVEMDVNPFATPQFPNNWMHSASSGNESFKMSIYSRNLLLVFKDSGSRHFGSAEIWVDGKHLKNADPHEVNWTHCNAVILYQEDVCREHQVEIKMAPQNEDKCFTILGFGYTL; from the coding sequence ATGACCGAAACGAGCAGATCACAAATAAATGATAAAATGGAAGATTTCAGAGCACCAAAAGATCCAGTGGCAAAACGGGATAGCTTTTTCGTTATGTTTGAGAAAGTGATTGAAGCAACTCCTCGTCATGAGGGCAAGCCATCACAGGAAATTTATTTAGATGAAGGACGATTGAAAAGTATCGCAAAGCTTGTGGGCGGCGTGACAGATGAAGCGATCTTGACGCTTCTTGATAATTGTAAGGGATTTCACAAGCTCGTTCACAGTATCGGTGTAAGTATAAAAACAACAGGTGAATACGTAGGAGATGTCCATTTTGTCTTACATCACTATGGAAAAGAGAACAAATATGAAACGGGAACCTTGCTGAGAGTGCCTTGTCCAACAGATGGAACCGAGACCCTTTTAGAACTCGGGGATCACCAATGGTCCGTAGACGATGAGGTACCGGGTAAGTTTGCCTTTGAATTTGAACAACCCGGTGAACTAGCCACCGCTATTATCAAATTCTATGTGCATGATTCCTACAAGGTTCCGGAAATGGCGATGGAGCCGCCGGTTGCCTTCGACTCAAGAATTTACAAGGAAATGATCAGGAAATCTCTTCTAAGCAAAGGAAACAATCATCGATTAAAAGCGGCTATTGAAAAAGCCGAAAGAGGTGATGATGTAACGATTGCTTATATAGGGGGCTCTATTACTCAGGGAGCGGGAGCCAAGCCGATTCATACTCATTGTTATGCCTATCAATCTTATTTAAAATTCAGAGACCTGTTTGAAAAAAAGGATGGGGAGAATGTCCATTTTGTGAAGGCAGGAGTAGGAGGGACACCATCTGAACTCGGCATGATTCGCTACGATCGGGATATTTTAAGGAATGGACAAGTAAAGCCGGATATCGTGATTGTTGAATTTGCGGTAAATGATGCAGGGGACGAAACACAAGGAATCTGTTATGAGAGCCTTTGTTTAAAAATACTCGCTTCGGAAAACAAACCAGCTGTCATTTTATTATTCAGTGTGTTTGAAAACGACTGGAATCTGCAGAATAGGCTTTCTCCTATTGGAAAGCATTATGATCTCCCGATGGTAAGTATCAAGGATGCAGTGGTCGAGCAGTTTAGGTTGACAAAAGAAGAGGGAAACGTCATTACCAAACGGCAATTTTTCTATGATATCTATCATCCAACCAACGACGGTCATAGAATAATGGCGGATTGTCTTCAGTATCTATTCTCTGAAACTAAGAAATCGATTCGAGATCGAGAGGATATAAAACTCGATCAGCCGCCAGTAATCGGTCATGATTTTAAGGATGTGCAGTTACTTGATAGGAAAGAGAACCGAATAGGGGCAGCAATCCGTATGGGCAGTTTTTCGGAAACGGATGACGATTTACAGAAGGTAGAAATGGATGTGAATCCTTTTGCAACACCTCAATTTCCAAATAACTGGATGCATTCCGCTTCATCAGGAAATGAAAGCTTCAAAATGTCGATCTACAGCAGAAACCTCCTGCTTGTTTTTAAAGATTCCGGAAGCCGTCATTTTGGAAGTGCGGAGATTTGGGTAGATGGCAAGCATTTAAAAAACGCCGACCCTCATGAAGTGAACTGGACGCATTGCAACGCAGTTATCTTGTATCAAGAAGATGTGTGCCGGGAACATCAGGTTGAAATCAAAATGGCGCCTCAAAATGAAGACAAATGCTTTACTATTTTAGGATTCGGCTATACCCTGTAA
- a CDS encoding DUF624 domain-containing protein gives MFKVDGKLYRIGTWIYHFALLNLLFLLSCIPIITIFPAMAAAFGVSRQWIKKKEPQIITTYIQLLKENFKQSMIVGIFIVIIGLLLYGDFYFTTKIDSNIKFALYIFFCLMMVCYFAVVLHVFPLMVNGYYTGKQLLINALKFGLYKFHLTLINMICLYALFFISLRVPIIFFFFFSSISIFITYWHSERKFTQMAVENGTN, from the coding sequence ATGTTTAAGGTAGATGGCAAGTTATATCGGATAGGGACTTGGATTTATCACTTTGCACTATTAAACCTTCTATTCTTATTAAGCTGTATACCGATTATTACAATATTTCCCGCTATGGCAGCTGCTTTTGGAGTGTCAAGACAATGGATAAAAAAGAAAGAACCGCAGATTATCACCACATACATTCAATTATTGAAAGAAAATTTCAAACAAAGCATGATTGTCGGTATTTTCATCGTAATAATTGGTTTGTTGCTTTATGGAGATTTTTATTTCACCACAAAAATTGACTCGAACATAAAATTTGCTCTCTACATTTTTTTCTGTTTGATGATGGTTTGCTATTTTGCAGTTGTCTTACATGTGTTTCCATTAATGGTAAATGGTTATTATACCGGTAAACAGTTACTTATAAATGCCTTGAAATTTGGCTTGTATAAATTTCATCTGACCTTAATCAATATGATTTGTCTATATGCGCTCTTTTTTATTTCCTTACGAGTTCCAATCATCTTTTTCTTCTTTTTCTCGAGTATTTCCATTTTCATTACTTATTGGCACAGTGAACGAAAATTTACACAAATGGCAGTTGAAAATGGAACGAATTAG
- a CDS encoding extracellular solute-binding protein — MKVKSLRSLFATFITLVLVLALAGCSSTAQSSGNQSSKTGHRTLNVEVFDRGQPGQPDLNNNYWTKYINSTFGKENNVTVHFVTVPRSQEVDKLNVMMAANQAPDIVFTYDQGTVYNYVQQGGLTDLSSLLKKYGSTLTSYLGNDLLKYGQFNGKQYAIPGKRTVLLGENTFIRKDWLDKLGLPLPTTPQEFYNDMVLFKEKNPGNVSGVIPFGYSLQPAYPGLGYIPEAFKPSNLTQEQFATLETNPGYDVNWNLPGFEQSVQYMNKMYNAGLISPGFATDKDGKQLDADISNGKVGAYMTNWDGPYRTSPGDLTNLTKNVPGAELVPVDPWGNDAGQHPKAGYAPNGMYILVPKASKNADLAVKYLNWMANSKVTLFLQNGKEGVDYKMVNGVPQPTGTTTKGDKMMTVANNLDYDILSNGIELGDPKKNVAAISAGYPGYQKQVQNAYKVGSVDLYEPYYYSTPNSAVAKYNTQLTSLSSQMLAKLITAKSSDVDSLYKSLVKQYMAQGGQAIYDEYVKNYKAQNK, encoded by the coding sequence ATGAAGGTGAAATCACTGAGATCTTTGTTTGCTACTTTCATTACGCTTGTACTTGTTTTGGCTTTGGCTGGTTGTTCGAGTACAGCACAATCAAGCGGCAACCAAAGCAGCAAGACAGGCCACCGAACATTGAATGTTGAAGTTTTTGATAGGGGCCAACCCGGTCAGCCAGATTTGAATAATAACTACTGGACAAAGTATATCAACAGTACCTTCGGAAAGGAGAATAATGTAACCGTTCATTTTGTTACCGTTCCTAGAAGCCAGGAAGTGGATAAACTAAATGTCATGATGGCAGCCAATCAGGCACCTGATATTGTCTTCACCTACGACCAGGGTACTGTATATAATTATGTACAGCAGGGTGGGTTGACAGACCTTAGTTCACTCCTTAAGAAGTATGGATCTACCCTCACAAGTTATCTTGGTAATGATTTATTAAAGTATGGTCAATTTAATGGTAAACAATATGCGATACCAGGTAAGAGAACTGTCTTACTGGGCGAGAATACATTTATCCGTAAAGACTGGCTTGATAAACTTGGTCTCCCTCTTCCTACTACACCACAAGAGTTCTATAACGATATGGTTTTATTCAAAGAGAAAAACCCTGGCAATGTAAGCGGTGTTATCCCGTTCGGCTATTCACTTCAACCAGCTTATCCAGGCTTAGGTTACATACCAGAAGCCTTTAAACCATCTAATCTTACACAAGAACAGTTTGCGACTCTGGAGACAAACCCAGGCTACGATGTAAACTGGAATTTACCTGGATTTGAACAATCCGTTCAATATATGAACAAGATGTACAATGCAGGCTTGATTAGCCCAGGTTTCGCTACTGACAAAGATGGAAAACAGTTGGATGCAGATATTTCCAATGGAAAAGTAGGTGCCTACATGACGAACTGGGATGGTCCGTATAGAACATCACCTGGTGACCTTACCAATCTAACAAAGAACGTCCCTGGTGCTGAACTTGTGCCTGTTGATCCTTGGGGGAATGATGCAGGACAGCATCCTAAGGCTGGGTATGCTCCAAACGGTATGTATATACTTGTACCAAAAGCAAGTAAAAATGCTGACCTTGCAGTAAAATATCTTAACTGGATGGCCAACTCGAAGGTAACCCTCTTCCTCCAGAATGGTAAGGAAGGCGTTGATTACAAAATGGTAAATGGTGTTCCACAACCGACAGGAACAACAACTAAGGGCGATAAGATGATGACTGTTGCAAACAACCTTGACTATGATATTCTTTCAAATGGTATTGAACTTGGGGATCCGAAAAAGAATGTCGCCGCTATTTCCGCAGGCTATCCGGGTTACCAAAAACAAGTTCAGAATGCCTATAAGGTTGGATCTGTGGATTTGTATGAGCCTTACTATTATTCAACACCAAATTCGGCAGTGGCAAAATATAATACACAGCTAACGAGTTTATCTTCTCAGATGCTTGCGAAATTAATTACGGCTAAGTCATCTGATGTAGACAGTCTTTACAAATCATTGGTTAAACAGTACATGGCTCAAGGTGGTCAGGCCATTTATGATGAGTATGTAAAGAATTATAAGGCTCAAAATAAATAA